In the Helianthus annuus cultivar XRQ/B chromosome 11, HanXRQr2.0-SUNRISE, whole genome shotgun sequence genome, one interval contains:
- the LOC110942771 gene encoding gelsolin-related protein of 125 kDa-like: MEEKGGSKVGADEGSSKIVHTGSGEEENITITEQNHKVCPFCISVVGIVDEVENHKINCLEKDSRSYNLGEAVEEYRNRVLLKMEKKAEEEMGRLQVREEIGSSSYSASGKKKVEEEIGSDSSKKTVKEEICSNSSKKNVEEEISSDSSKKKVEKEIGSFSYSVSGKEEIGSDSSKMKVGKEMGSETTKSDSTESFEQELAETTESTEPAETTDNEMPEIHIVREILIAKGG, translated from the coding sequence ATGGAAGAGAAGGGAGGTAGTAAGGTGGGTGCTGATGAAGGTTCTTCAAAAATTGTTCATACCGGATCTGGTGAAGAAGAAAACATAACAATCACCGAACAAAATCATAAAGTTTGTCCATTTTGTATATCAGTTGTAGGCATAGTTGATGAAGTTGAAAATCACAAAATAAACTGCCTTGAAAAAGACTCTCGGTCATATAACCTAGGTGAAGCGGTGGAAGAATATAGAAATCGGGTGTTGTTGAAAATGGAGAAAAAGGCCGAGGAAGAAATGGGTAGACTGCAAGTGCGGGAAGAAATAGGTTCatcttcatattcagcctcaggTAAGAAGAAGGTAGAGGAAGAAATAGGTTCAGACTCAAGTAAGAAGACAGTAAAGGAAGAAATATGTTCAAACTCAAGTAAGAAGAACGTAGAGGAAGAAATAAGTTCAGACTCAAGTAAGAAAAAGGTGGAGAAAGAAATAGGTTCATTTTCGTATTCAGTCTCAGGTAAGGAAGAAATTGGTTCAGACTCAAGTAAGATGAAGGTTGGGAAAGAAATGGGCTCTGAGACAACTAAATCAGACTCAACTGAATCCTTTGAACAAGAACTAGCAGAAACAACTGAATCCACTGAACCAGCAGAGACAACTGATAATGAAATGCCTGAGATTCATATTGTCAGAGAAATCTTGATCGCTAAGGGTGGATGA